The DNA window TATAATTTCGGATTCGCAAGTCATAACTCAAACATCTAGCGACCTTTCGCCTCTTTGAAAACCACCTGTAACATATGATTTGCCCAACCGTCTCAGAGATTTGAGCCTTTGTGCTGAGGCAGACACTATTATTCGTCGTCTGTCAAATAGAGAGACATAGTGGCTTATGTTTTTCACCAAAGCCTGGACCTTATATTTCTCTGTGATGATGTACGCTGGTGCAGTAATAACAAAGAAATTTGGTTCTGCTCCGTAGCAGTTTGGCAGTTAAATTTTGGAAAATTTCTTGATGTTCACAAGTGGAACCTTTACATTAACTTCTGCTAGCGATCTATGTATGTCTTCAAGTTCTAAAGATTTAAAGGATGCTCTTCTTTGGAGAATTTGTTGTTATTCTTATGCAAGGTATAGCTTGCTCTGTTGATTTCGTTTGGGTCAGTGTTTTATTACCTTCTCTTCTGATGACAAGCAGGAGTGAAGCTAATATGGCTGCCTTGCCGCTGGCCACTGCTGAAGTATGTGATGCTAATCCTCATTTGATTATGAATGGTGAGCTTCGTGCTCTCCATCCCATCTTCCAAATCTACGGAAGGCGCCAAGTTTTTGCTGGTCCTATTGTGACGCTGAAGGTCTATGAGGACAATGTTCTGATCCGTGAGTTCCTTGAGGAGAAAGGCCACGGCAGGGTCCTTGTGGTTGATGGTGGTGGGAGTTTGCGCTGTGCCATTCTGGGTGGCAACCCTGTCCAGCAGGCACAGAACAATGGGTGGGCTGGCATCGTGGTGAACGGGTGCATCAGGGATGTTGATGAGATCAACGGCTGCGACATTGGTGTTCGAGCTCTCAACTCCCACCCGATGAAGGCAAACAAGAAGGGCATTGGTGAGAAGCATGTGCCTGTGACCATCGCAGGAACTAGGATTTGCGATGGCGAATGGCTCTATGCCGATACGGATGGCATTCTTGTCTCGAGGACGGAGTTGACCGTGTAGACCCATTCCCTCTTTGTACGTGTGTATAAGAATTGGGCACATAAAAGCAGGGCTGCTCTTGTCCTTGCCTCTTGGCGTTCTGTCTGAACCTGTAATAATGGATTGTTGTTGGATCACACAATTGCCAGGAATAATTATTGGATGTTACAAATTGTTGTCGATCAATTTTTGGAA is part of the Panicum hallii strain FIL2 chromosome 2, PHallii_v3.1, whole genome shotgun sequence genome and encodes:
- the LOC112880025 gene encoding putative 4-hydroxy-4-methyl-2-oxoglutarate aldolase 2; protein product: MAALPLATAEVCDANPHLIMNGELRALHPIFQIYGRRQVFAGPIVTLKVYEDNVLIREFLEEKGHGRVLVVDGGGSLRCAILGGNPVQQAQNNGWAGIVVNGCIRDVDEINGCDIGVRALNSHPMKANKKGIGEKHVPVTIAGTRICDGEWLYADTDGILVSRTELTV